The Skermanella pratensis genome has a window encoding:
- a CDS encoding heme biosynthesis protein HemY → MAADNQNHDKAQDLAEEGLEKMIEGDRKEGEKLVEKARKLDSEAVAEVAQEVEEDRQQAEKFQK, encoded by the coding sequence ACCAGAACCACGACAAGGCCCAGGATCTCGCCGAGGAAGGCCTGGAGAAAATGATCGAGGGCGACCGGAAGGAAGGCGAGAAGCTGGTCGAGAAAGCCAGGAAGCTCGACTCCGAAGCGGTCGCCGAAGTCGCGCAGGAGGTCGAGGAAGACCGGCAGCAGGCCGAGAAGTTCCAGAAATAG